The genomic segment TAAGGGAAAAGAAAAGGCTGCTGAGGCTTTAGGAATTGGTAGGTCTACTCTTTATCGAAAGCTGGATGATTATAATATTGAGCTATCCTAAAGTGGGATAAACTGTCCTAAAATGGTATAAATTAATTAAGGCTTGGTATGTAAGGAATAATCAAATAATTTTTAAAAATATTGTCCCATTATGGGACAATATTTTTAATTATTTGATTTTATTGAATTGTAAAACTTTAAATATTTAAAAAATAAAACTTTATTTCCTAATATTATAGTATTTGTCGTAATATATATTATAATTTTTAAATAATTCAATTTTGGCATAATATTTGCAACTTAATATAAGTAGAGTAAACAATGTTAGTAAAATTAGAACTGGGAGGCGATAAAGGAGAATAGAGATAAAAATAAAATATTGTAGTTGTTTAAGTATAGTTATTTAATAATAAATTAACCTAAAATTATTGTAAAGGAGTGGAAATTATGAGACCAAAGTTAAATTTCTTTTCTGAAGAAGAGATAGAAAGAATCCATAATATGTCTTTAGATATTTTGGAGTCAATGGGTATGAAAATACCTTCTGAAGAAGCATTAGGGATTCTTGAAGAAGCCGGTGCAGATATTGATGGGGAAATTGCTAAGTTTACTCCTGAATTAATAGAAAATGCTGTTGAAACTGCCCCTAAAAGAGATGAACTGACATTATATGCTCGGGATGAAGAATATGATATTAATTTGAGTGAAGATGCACCTGTATTAGCCGGCATGACACAGGCGACTAATGTAATTGATGTAGATACACGGGAGAAACGACCGGCAACTAATGAAGATGTTGGTTTGATGTTAAGAGTCTTAGATCAGTTAGATAATGTTTCGATTGCTTCTACGCTTGCTACTCCGCAGGATGTGCCTGAGGAAAGGATGGATCAGTATACGTGGGCTACAGCTATTAAAAATACTAAAAAGCATATTACTGCTCCATCATTTAACGATCAGTGTGTAAAAGATGCAGTCAAGATGGGATCTATAGCAGTAGGTGGAGAAGATAAATTTCAGGAACGTCCTTTCTTTTCTACCTGGGTTTTAACTTCACCTCCTCTGGAGTTAGATGCTGAAACTGCAAGTACACTAATGGAAGCTAGCCGTCATAATATTCCTACTCTCGTCAGTTCTGGACCTATTCTTGGTGTTTCTGCACCAGTTACTATTGCTGGAGGTGTTGCTCAAGCCCATGCAGAGAACATGGCTTGTTTAGTATTATCACAGGCAGTTAACCCTGGTGCGCCATTTATCTATACTAGTTTTGCCCGAATTATGGATATGAAGGTAACTAATATATCAATGGCTAGTCCAGAGTTTGCTATTATGAAGGGGTGTATGGCGGAATTAGGTCACTTACTGGATTTGCCTACTAGAATGCCTTCTATGTTGCGTGATTCTAAGAAAGTAGATGCTCAGGCAGGATTTGAAGTCGGTATGGGGCTAGTAGGTGCTTTAGAATCTGAGATTATTGGTGGACTTCAATTAGATATGGATATCGTTATTGATTTTGCTGATTTAGTCTTCAGTAATGAATGTATGGGACAATTAAAGAGGATAGCTCGAGGTGTAGAGGTGAATGATAATAATTTAGCTCGGGAGTTGATTTCTGAAGTTGGACATGGTGGAGATTTTTTAAAGACTCTTCATACAGCTCAGAATTTTAAAGATGAATTATGGGATGCAGACCTTGTTGAACGGCGAATGTGGGAATATTGGGAAGATGACGGCTGTTTGGATATGGAAGAAAGAGCTTTAGCTAGAGTAAAAGAGATGATTGAAGAAGATACTG from the Acetohalobium arabaticum DSM 5501 genome contains:
- a CDS encoding trimethylamine methyltransferase family protein, whose protein sequence is MRPKLNFFSEEEIERIHNMSLDILESMGMKIPSEEALGILEEAGADIDGEIAKFTPELIENAVETAPKRDELTLYARDEEYDINLSEDAPVLAGMTQATNVIDVDTREKRPATNEDVGLMLRVLDQLDNVSIASTLATPQDVPEERMDQYTWATAIKNTKKHITAPSFNDQCVKDAVKMGSIAVGGEDKFQERPFFSTWVLTSPPLELDAETASTLMEASRHNIPTLVSSGPILGVSAPVTIAGGVAQAHAENMACLVLSQAVNPGAPFIYTSFARIMDMKVTNISMASPEFAIMKGCMAELGHLLDLPTRMPSMLRDSKKVDAQAGFEVGMGLVGALESEIIGGLQLDMDIVIDFADLVFSNECMGQLKRIARGVEVNDNNLARELISEVGHGGDFLKTLHTAQNFKDELWDADLVERRMWEYWEDDGCLDMEERALARVKEMIEEDTGPLLDEELQKEIDAIAKD